The Streptomyces sp. NBC_01775 genome includes a region encoding these proteins:
- a CDS encoding SDR family NAD(P)-dependent oxidoreductase — MIEAPGGQGTLFSGRVSLAGQPWLGEHLVGDTAVLPASACVDMALRAAAHVGCDRVDSLTVHVPPAISEERAVQLRLAVESLDDVGRHPFTLHTRPESDEPGEPWTRCASGALSAATSDGGRDKDGDGDAGNGGAWPPVGAQPVEVAGLYHQLLAAGLAHGPLFQGVRAAWRRGEELYAEVDLPQETADSAAAGAAGPTGSAGSAAGFGLHPALFDAALHPLLLGSLDTLGTTSPTTEPTTDPTTAAGGEPAVPLPRVLRGVALHASGATALRVRLVGTGEGSASVTLTDTEGAPVATVEEVALGAFPTARLRADADGTSQALFHVEWRPVPFPSPSSSSPSSPGSWALLGEEGAWARGTTAGAAAYADLAALRDAVDAGASPPPIVVTAPYGRTDASRNEANDADADDLRDNPATRVRPLLSQLLGLAQEWLGDERFASSTLVVVTRGAVLPDPDSGGTPDPAAAAAWGLLRSAQTENPGRFVLLDIDRDGAPASVIPAAVATGETQLALREGAFTAPRLARLPREDSGDQSAPPSLSPSFDPEGTVLITGGTGGVGSLLAGHLVAAHGVRHLLLTSRRGPAADGADGLCEELRGQGAEVRVVACDAADRAALEALLGTIPSEHPLTAVVHAAGILDDGTLPSLDEARLERVLRPKADAAWNLHELTAATDLSAFMLFSSVAGTLGNPGQANYAAANTFLDALAQHRRARGLPALSLAWGLWEEGGGMGERLDDAEAARLARNGVRPLPAARALALFDAALEATPVAPGSPASPDSPGAPLNAPPGSGRALLVPADLDLAALRARAAETAESGAGGADGEALPAILRGLVHVPARRTGSGGPSLAQRLARLPEGERRAALLDFARGQIASVLGHSSAQDIHPERAFQELGFDSLAAIRLRNRLTAATGLRVPSTVIFDHPTPAALATYLLTRVLPEDPLAAVPASAELRALEEALQQAPDTLESRLLIAKRLRSLLWRLDGTPSDPAHASAEGPTEGYAEDLRTVSDDELFDVLDNELGIS, encoded by the coding sequence GTGATCGAGGCCCCCGGTGGGCAGGGCACGCTCTTCTCCGGGCGGGTGTCGCTCGCGGGTCAGCCCTGGCTCGGTGAGCACCTGGTCGGGGACACGGCGGTGCTGCCCGCATCCGCGTGTGTGGACATGGCGTTGCGGGCGGCGGCCCATGTGGGCTGCGACCGTGTGGACTCCCTGACCGTGCACGTGCCGCCGGCCATCAGCGAGGAACGTGCGGTCCAACTCCGGCTGGCAGTCGAGTCTTTGGACGACGTGGGGCGTCACCCGTTCACGCTGCACACCCGGCCGGAGAGTGACGAGCCGGGCGAGCCCTGGACGCGCTGCGCGTCCGGCGCGCTCTCCGCCGCCACGTCGGACGGGGGCCGGGACAAGGACGGAGACGGAGACGCGGGGAACGGCGGCGCGTGGCCGCCCGTGGGCGCCCAGCCCGTCGAGGTGGCCGGGCTCTATCACCAGTTGCTCGCCGCCGGGTTGGCGCACGGACCGCTGTTCCAGGGCGTACGCGCGGCCTGGCGGCGGGGGGAGGAGCTGTACGCCGAGGTCGACCTTCCCCAGGAGACGGCCGATTCGGCAGCGGCCGGGGCTGCCGGTCCCACCGGATCCGCCGGGTCCGCCGCCGGGTTCGGCCTGCACCCCGCACTGTTCGACGCCGCGCTGCACCCGCTGCTCCTCGGCTCGCTCGACACCCTCGGGACGACGAGCCCCACGACGGAACCCACGACGGATCCCACGACAGCTGCCGGCGGCGAGCCCGCCGTACCGCTGCCGCGCGTCCTGCGCGGGGTGGCGCTGCACGCCTCGGGCGCGACGGCGCTGCGCGTACGGCTCGTCGGCACGGGCGAGGGCAGTGCCTCGGTCACCCTCACGGACACCGAGGGCGCGCCGGTGGCGACCGTCGAGGAGGTGGCACTGGGCGCGTTCCCGACTGCCCGGCTGCGTGCCGACGCGGACGGCACGTCGCAGGCGCTCTTCCACGTGGAGTGGCGCCCCGTCCCCTTCCCCTCCCCTTCGTCCTCGTCCCCGTCCTCGCCCGGGTCCTGGGCGCTGCTGGGTGAGGAGGGGGCATGGGCCCGGGGGACGACCGCTGGGGCCGCCGCGTACGCGGACCTGGCCGCGCTGCGGGACGCGGTGGACGCGGGCGCTTCGCCGCCCCCCATCGTCGTGACCGCGCCGTACGGACGCACGGACGCGAGCCGGAACGAAGCCAACGACGCGGACGCGGACGACCTGCGGGACAACCCCGCCACGCGTGTGCGTCCCCTCCTCTCGCAGCTGCTCGGTCTGGCACAGGAGTGGCTGGGCGACGAGCGGTTCGCGAGCTCAACCCTGGTCGTGGTGACGCGCGGCGCCGTGCTGCCCGACCCGGACTCGGGTGGGACGCCCGACCCGGCGGCAGCCGCCGCATGGGGCCTGCTGCGGTCGGCGCAGACCGAGAATCCGGGCCGGTTCGTGCTGCTCGACATCGACCGCGATGGCGCGCCGGCCTCCGTCATACCCGCTGCCGTGGCCACCGGTGAGACCCAACTCGCCCTGCGCGAGGGAGCTTTCACCGCCCCCCGGCTCGCGCGCCTCCCGCGGGAGGACTCCGGGGACCAGTCGGCACCCCCTTCGCTGAGCCCTTCGTTCGACCCCGAAGGCACCGTGCTGATCACGGGCGGCACCGGGGGTGTCGGCAGCCTGCTGGCCGGGCATCTGGTGGCGGCGCACGGCGTACGTCATCTGCTGCTCACCAGCCGGCGCGGTCCCGCAGCGGACGGCGCGGACGGGCTGTGCGAGGAACTGCGCGGGCAGGGCGCCGAGGTGCGGGTCGTCGCGTGTGACGCGGCCGACCGTGCCGCGCTGGAGGCGCTGCTCGGCACGATCCCCTCGGAGCATCCGCTCACCGCCGTCGTACACGCCGCCGGCATTCTGGACGACGGCACGCTGCCGTCGCTGGACGAGGCACGGCTGGAGCGGGTCCTGCGGCCGAAGGCCGACGCCGCCTGGAACCTGCACGAGCTGACCGCCGCGACGGACCTGTCGGCCTTCATGCTGTTCTCGTCCGTCGCCGGGACGCTCGGCAACCCGGGCCAGGCCAACTACGCCGCTGCCAACACCTTCCTCGACGCGCTCGCCCAGCACCGGCGCGCGCGGGGGCTGCCCGCGCTGTCGCTGGCCTGGGGCCTGTGGGAAGAGGGCGGGGGCATGGGCGAGCGGCTCGATGACGCCGAAGCGGCGCGGCTGGCCCGCAACGGCGTCCGGCCACTGCCCGCCGCACGCGCCCTCGCACTCTTCGACGCCGCACTGGAGGCGACACCGGTCGCCCCAGGATCACCGGCCTCGCCGGACTCGCCGGGCGCACCGCTGAACGCGCCACCCGGCAGCGGGCGCGCCCTGCTCGTACCGGCCGATCTGGACCTGGCGGCGCTGCGGGCGCGCGCCGCCGAGACCGCCGAAAGCGGGGCGGGCGGCGCGGACGGCGAGGCGTTGCCGGCGATCCTGCGCGGCCTCGTCCACGTACCCGCGCGGCGCACCGGCTCCGGCGGTCCCTCGCTCGCCCAGCGGCTCGCCCGGTTGCCCGAAGGGGAGCGGCGGGCGGCGCTGCTGGACTTCGCGCGCGGCCAGATCGCCTCGGTGCTGGGGCACTCCTCCGCGCAGGACATCCACCCCGAACGCGCCTTCCAGGAGCTGGGTTTCGACTCACTGGCGGCGATCCGGCTGCGCAACCGGCTGACGGCGGCAACCGGGCTCCGGGTCCCCTCGACGGTCATCTTCGACCACCCGACACCCGCGGCGCTGGCCACGTACCTGCTGACCCGCGTCCTGCCCGAGGACCCCTTGGCCGCGGTACCCGCCTCGGCCGAACTGCGTGCGCTGGAGGAGGCGTTGCAACAAGCGCCGGACACGCTGGAGTCCCGGCTGCTGATCGCCAAACGGCTCCGGTCGCTGCTGTGGCGGCTGGACGGCACCCCTTCGGACCCCGCGCACGCCTCCGCCGAGGGGCCCACCGAGGGGTACGCGGAGGACCTGCGCACGGTGAGCGACGACGAACTCTTCGACGTGCTCGACAACGAACTCGGCATTTCCTGA